Proteins encoded together in one Anaerotignum propionicum DSM 1682 window:
- a CDS encoding S-ribosylhomocysteine lyase: protein MDVTSFGIDHNILLRGIYVSRKDTVENGVLTTFDIRMKEPNREMVMDTAVMHTIEHLMATFFRSHSLWAEKTIYVGPMGCRTGMYAIFKGDLESKDVADIFKECYNYMSHFSDELPAAKAEMCGNYLDHNLEITKIECKKFADEVLACLKEENMVYPRQTK, encoded by the coding sequence ATGGATGTTACCAGCTTTGGCATTGATCACAATATACTACTAAGAGGAATTTATGTATCCAGAAAGGATACTGTTGAAAACGGAGTATTGACTACATTTGATATCCGTATGAAGGAACCCAACCGTGAAATGGTTATGGATACTGCGGTTATGCACACCATTGAGCATTTAATGGCTACCTTCTTTCGCAGCCATTCCCTTTGGGCAGAAAAAACAATTTATGTTGGTCCAATGGGATGCCGTACTGGCATGTATGCAATCTTTAAAGGAGATTTAGAATCCAAAGATGTGGCAGATATTTTTAAAGAATGCTATAACTATATGAGTCACTTCTCAGATGAGCTTCCTGCTGCAAAAGCAGAAATGTGTGGAAATTATTTAGATCACAATTTAGAAATAACTAAAATTGAGTGTAAAAAATTCGCAGATGAAGTTTTAGCCTGCCTAAAAGAAGAAAATATGGTCTATCCTCGCCAAACAAAATAA
- the sstT gene encoding serine/threonine transporter SstT, with translation MGSLLQKWNSISLVKRILAGLVIGAILGKAIPNIAVIALLGDLFVGALKGVAPILVFFLVMSSLAQHKKGAKTNMGTVIALYLIGTFSAAVVAVIASFMFPVTLTLTDIATEASAPPDGVGTVIKTLLLNVVQNPIASLSTANYIGILAWAVVFGLALKHSSDHTKTMLGNFADAVSQAVRWVISFAPFGILGLVYATVSTSGLGIFTDYGKLLLVLVGCMAVVALVVNPLIVFLNIKQNPYPLVFKCLKDSFITAFFTRSSAANIPVNMTLCESLGLDEDNYSVSIPLGATINMAGAAITITVMALAAVNTLGYTVDIGTAVVLSVVAAVSACGASGVAGGSLLLIPLACSLFGISNDIAMQVVGVGFIIGVVQDSCETGLNSSTDALFTAAAEFRQWKKQGKPIKW, from the coding sequence ATGGGTAGTTTATTACAAAAATGGAATTCTATCAGTCTTGTTAAGCGTATCTTGGCAGGTTTGGTTATTGGTGCTATTCTTGGCAAAGCAATTCCAAACATAGCAGTTATTGCTCTTTTGGGTGATTTATTCGTTGGTGCATTAAAGGGTGTTGCGCCAATCTTAGTATTTTTCTTGGTAATGAGCTCTTTGGCTCAGCATAAAAAGGGTGCAAAGACAAACATGGGTACTGTTATCGCCTTGTACTTAATTGGTACGTTCTCTGCTGCTGTAGTTGCAGTTATAGCTAGCTTCATGTTCCCTGTAACTTTAACTTTGACAGATATAGCTACTGAAGCTAGTGCACCTCCAGATGGTGTTGGCACAGTTATTAAAACTTTGCTTTTGAACGTAGTTCAGAATCCAATTGCATCTCTTTCAACAGCAAACTACATTGGTATTTTAGCATGGGCAGTTGTTTTTGGTCTGGCTTTGAAGCATTCTTCAGATCATACAAAAACAATGCTGGGCAACTTTGCAGATGCAGTTTCTCAGGCAGTTAGATGGGTAATCAGCTTTGCACCTTTTGGTATTTTAGGTCTTGTTTATGCAACAGTTTCTACAAGTGGATTAGGTATTTTCACAGACTACGGCAAACTTTTATTAGTGTTAGTAGGATGTATGGCAGTTGTTGCTTTGGTTGTAAATCCTTTGATTGTTTTCTTGAATATCAAACAGAATCCATATCCTTTGGTATTTAAGTGCTTGAAGGACAGCTTCATTACAGCATTCTTTACACGTAGCTCTGCTGCAAATATTCCTGTTAATATGACTCTTTGTGAATCTTTAGGCTTGGATGAGGATAACTATTCTGTATCCATTCCTTTGGGTGCAACAATCAACATGGCAGGTGCCGCAATTACCATCACAGTAATGGCTTTGGCAGCGGTAAACACATTGGGTTATACTGTTGATATCGGTACAGCTGTTGTATTAAGTGTTGTTGCTGCAGTTTCCGCTTGTGGTGCATCCGGCGTTGCTGGTGGTTCCTTGCTCTTGATTCCTCTGGCATGCTCCCTGTTTGGTATTTCTAATGATATCGCTATGCAGGTTGTAGGTGTTGGTTTCATCATCGGTGTTGTTCAGGATTCTTGTGAAACAGGCTTGAACTCCTCTACAGATGCATTGTTTACAGCAGCTGCAGAATTTAGACAGTGGAAGAAACAAGGAAAGCCTATTAAATGGTAA
- the sdaAA gene encoding L-serine ammonia-lyase, iron-sulfur-dependent, subunit alpha, translating into MKYDSLADLVVQAEKQNVPLCRLILKDQAESTETDETVLFENMKRSLTVMRESVETGLDSQKRSASGLTGGDAFKMNEAVKANKNICGKIFGNAMVKALAVSQTNACMGRIVAAPTAGSCGILPAALLTISEDRNIPDDDVVMSLFTASAVGLVIANKASIAGAEGGCQAECGAASAMAASALVELCGGTPKQSEHACAIALKNILGLVCDPVAGLVEIPCIKRNAMGVANAFVAAELALAGVESAIPADEVIYAMKKIGEAMSPALKETAEGGLAATPTGKKLCEKVFGHS; encoded by the coding sequence ATGAAATATGATTCTTTAGCAGATTTGGTTGTACAGGCCGAAAAGCAAAACGTGCCTCTTTGCAGGTTGATTTTAAAAGATCAGGCTGAATCAACAGAGACAGATGAAACTGTACTATTTGAAAATATGAAGCGTTCCTTAACTGTTATGCGTGAGTCCGTAGAAACAGGCTTGGATAGTCAGAAGCGTTCTGCCAGTGGGCTTACCGGCGGAGATGCTTTTAAAATGAATGAAGCTGTTAAGGCAAACAAAAATATTTGTGGAAAAATTTTCGGAAATGCGATGGTAAAAGCCCTTGCGGTTTCCCAAACAAATGCCTGCATGGGAAGAATTGTTGCTGCGCCTACTGCGGGTAGTTGTGGTATATTGCCTGCTGCACTTTTAACAATTTCCGAAGATAGAAATATTCCTGATGATGATGTTGTGATGTCTTTATTCACCGCATCAGCAGTGGGATTGGTCATTGCAAACAAGGCAAGTATTGCCGGTGCGGAAGGCGGATGTCAGGCAGAGTGTGGTGCAGCAAGTGCAATGGCTGCGTCGGCTTTGGTTGAGCTTTGCGGGGGGACACCCAAGCAGAGTGAACATGCTTGTGCCATCGCATTAAAGAACATTTTAGGCTTGGTTTGTGATCCTGTTGCAGGTTTAGTTGAAATTCCTTGTATTAAGAGAAATGCAATGGGTGTTGCAAATGCTTTTGTAGCCGCAGAGTTGGCTTTAGCGGGCGTGGAGAGTGCAATTCCTGCCGATGAGGTCATTTATGCAATGAAAAAGATTGGGGAGGCAATGTCTCCAGCTTTAAAGGAAACGGCTGAGGGAGGCTTAGCTGCCACACCAACTGGTAAAAAGCTTTGTGAAAAAGTTTTTGGTCATAGTTAA
- the sdaAB gene encoding L-serine ammonia-lyase, iron-sulfur-dependent subunit beta, whose translation MLQVFDIIGPIMIGPSSSHTAGAVRIGKYARSILGDTPISALIRFSGSFSKTYKGHGTDKAIVAGILGMETDDERIRTSLEIAKEEGLAYTFEETEIDGAHPNTAEIILKSADGKEILVQGASIGGGNIIINKINNTVVSITGKSDTLIIPHEDVPGMIAIVTNILAEHSVNIHGFSLCRDHKGGTAVMTIEIDGDIDESINKVILEQPNILASTILKAI comes from the coding sequence TTGCTGCAGGTATTCGATATTATCGGTCCTATTATGATTGGACCATCCAGTTCACACACTGCCGGTGCCGTTCGTATTGGGAAATATGCACGTTCTATTCTGGGGGACACGCCTATTTCTGCTCTTATTCGTTTTAGTGGTTCTTTTTCAAAAACTTATAAAGGGCATGGTACTGATAAGGCAATTGTTGCCGGTATTTTAGGCATGGAAACAGATGATGAGCGAATTCGTACAAGCTTGGAAATTGCAAAAGAAGAGGGGCTTGCGTATACCTTTGAGGAAACTGAAATTGACGGAGCCCATCCAAATACAGCGGAAATCATTTTGAAGTCTGCTGATGGCAAGGAGATTTTGGTGCAAGGAGCATCAATTGGCGGTGGTAACATCATTATCAATAAAATTAATAATACAGTGGTTTCTATTACGGGAAAATCGGATACGCTGATTATCCCTCATGAGGATGTTCCTGGTATGATTGCAATTGTAACAAACATCCTTGCGGAACATTCTGTGAATATTCATGGATTTTCTCTATGCAGAGATCACAAAGGTGGTACAGCAGTAATGACCATAGAAATTGATGGTGACATTGATGAATCTATTAATAAAGTCATTTTAGAACAACCCAATATTTTGGCTTCGACAATATTAAAAGCTATTTAG
- the groL gene encoding chaperonin GroEL (60 kDa chaperone family; promotes refolding of misfolded polypeptides especially under stressful conditions; forms two stacked rings of heptamers to form a barrel-shaped 14mer; ends can be capped by GroES; misfolded proteins enter the barrel where they are refolded when GroES binds) encodes MAKEIKYSTEARSAMAAGVDKLANTVKVTLGPKGRNVVLDRKFTSPLITNDGVTIAKDIELEDPYENMGAQLVKEVATQTNDVAGDGTTTATVLAQAMIQEGLKNIAAGANAIILRKGMHKATEAAVAEIKKMSQAVTTKKHISNVAAISAGDDEVGDMIADAMEKVTNDGVITVEESKTMKTELELVEGMQFDKGYLSSYMSTDMEKMVAILEDPYILVTDKKISNIQELVPVLEQVMQANGKILIIADDVEGEALATLVVNKLRGTFTCVAVKAPGYGERRKAQLADIAALTGAQVISEEIGLDLKETTLDMLGRAKTVRVEKELTIIADGAGAKDEIEGRIHQIRKAIDETDSDFDREKLQERLAKLSGGVAVIKVGAATETEMKEKKLRMEDALAATRAAVEEGIVAGGGTVLVHAIESVKAACENLTGDEKTGAAIVIKALEAPLRQIVENAGLEGSVIVNKVKEMPEGVGFNALTEEYVEMVEAGILDPAKVTRSALQNATSVASSFLTTEAVVAELPSKAPAMPDPGMGGMGGYM; translated from the coding sequence ATGGCAAAGGAAATCAAATATAGTACAGAAGCCAGAAGTGCAATGGCTGCAGGGGTTGATAAATTAGCAAATACAGTTAAAGTTACATTAGGGCCCAAAGGACGTAATGTTGTTTTGGATCGCAAATTTACATCCCCATTGATTACAAATGACGGTGTAACAATCGCAAAAGATATCGAGTTGGAAGATCCTTATGAAAATATGGGTGCTCAGTTAGTAAAGGAAGTTGCTACCCAGACAAATGATGTTGCCGGTGATGGTACGACCACCGCAACTGTTTTGGCACAGGCAATGATTCAAGAGGGCTTGAAAAATATTGCAGCAGGTGCAAATGCAATTATATTAAGAAAAGGTATGCACAAAGCAACAGAAGCGGCTGTGGCTGAAATTAAGAAAATGAGTCAGGCTGTTACAACAAAAAAACATATCTCCAATGTTGCTGCAATTTCTGCAGGAGATGACGAAGTTGGTGATATGATTGCCGACGCCATGGAAAAGGTTACAAACGATGGCGTAATTACAGTAGAAGAATCCAAAACCATGAAAACCGAGTTGGAATTGGTGGAAGGTATGCAGTTTGATAAAGGTTACCTTTCTTCCTATATGTCCACAGATATGGAAAAGATGGTTGCTATTTTGGAAGATCCATATATCCTTGTAACAGACAAAAAGATTTCCAATATTCAAGAGTTGGTACCTGTTTTGGAACAGGTTATGCAGGCAAACGGCAAAATTTTAATTATTGCTGATGATGTGGAAGGGGAAGCTTTGGCTACCTTGGTTGTAAACAAATTAAGAGGAACCTTCACTTGTGTTGCTGTAAAGGCACCTGGTTATGGCGAAAGAAGAAAAGCTCAGCTTGCTGATATTGCCGCATTGACAGGCGCACAGGTTATTTCTGAGGAAATTGGTTTGGACCTGAAAGAAACAACATTGGATATGTTGGGTCGTGCGAAAACAGTTCGTGTTGAAAAAGAATTGACAATCATTGCTGATGGCGCTGGGGCAAAAGATGAAATTGAAGGCCGTATCCATCAAATTAGAAAGGCAATTGACGAGACGGATTCTGACTTTGATAGAGAAAAATTGCAGGAAAGACTTGCAAAACTCAGTGGCGGTGTAGCTGTGATCAAGGTTGGTGCAGCTACAGAAACTGAAATGAAAGAAAAGAAGCTTCGTATGGAGGATGCTTTGGCGGCAACAAGAGCTGCTGTGGAAGAAGGCATCGTTGCCGGCGGTGGTACAGTTTTGGTTCATGCAATTGAAAGTGTGAAAGCTGCGTGTGAGAATTTAACTGGTGATGAGAAAACAGGCGCAGCCATCGTTATAAAAGCGTTGGAAGCACCTTTGCGTCAGATTGTAGAGAACGCAGGCTTAGAGGGTTCCGTTATTGTGAATAAAGTAAAAGAAATGCCTGAAGGTGTTGGATTTAATGCATTAACAGAGGAGTATGTTGAAATGGTAGAGGCTGGTATTCTTGATCCTGCAAAGGTAACAAGAAGTGCATTGCAAAACGCAACATCTGTTGCATCCTCTTTCCTGACAACAGAAGCTGTTGTTGCAGAATTGCCTTCAAAGGCTCCTGCTATGCCTGATCCCGGTATGGGAGGAATGGGCGGCTATATGTAA
- a CDS encoding co-chaperone GroES, whose product MKLSPLGDKVVLKQLEAEETTKSGLILTSQSKEKPQEAIVVAVGPGGMVGDTKVEMVLKEGDHVIFSRYGAMEIKFDGEEYLVMKQNDILAVVKD is encoded by the coding sequence ATGAAACTTTCACCATTAGGAGATAAGGTAGTATTAAAGCAGTTGGAGGCAGAAGAAACAACAAAATCAGGTTTGATTTTAACTTCTCAGTCCAAAGAAAAACCCCAGGAAGCAATTGTTGTTGCGGTAGGCCCCGGTGGCATGGTTGGGGATACCAAGGTTGAAATGGTTCTAAAAGAAGGGGATCATGTTATTTTCTCCAGATATGGCGCTATGGAAATCAAGTTTGACGGCGAAGAATATCTGGTTATGAAGCAAAATGATATTTTGGCAGTAGTAAAAGACTGA